The DNA window TAACGCAGATGTTGGATGGATTGGCTAAAGGACGCGAAGAGATCAGGGTAGGGGGTGTCAAACTACTCTATGGCCTGTCACGGGTAGCGCCGGCCTTTGCGTTGCGCAAAATCAACCAATTGTAATTCCGGGTTTGACAGCGAACCTTTTGCCCTTAACTGCTGATTTTGGAATATTTTGGCATAAGTGATTGGAATCACATACCTTAAAGCGATATTTATGGGTATTCTGGTTGTTAATTATGCCAGCGGAAGGGATTCGCAAACTTTATTACTCCATCGGAGAGGTAAGCCAAATTACGGGCCTCGAGCAGCATGTGCTGCGGTATTGGGAAACCGAATTTCTTGAACTCAACCCTCAGAAGAACAGGGCGGGCCGAAGGATTTATACGCGATCTGATATTGATTTTATTAGCCGTATCAAACAACTCCTCAAAGAGGAAAAATACACCATTGAAGGTGCGCGTAAAGCCCTTGTGCAGGCTGATGAGAACCGGGGCAAAGAGGAGGCGTTGCGAACGGAACTTTTAGCAATTAGAAACTTTCTATCGGACATTCTGAGCAGGCTATGAGGTGCAATTTTATTTTTGATTGTGCTTCCTGTCAGTTTGATGATGTTCGGGACGTGGCGCAGCCCGGTAGCGCACTTGCATGGGGTGCAAGGGGTCGCGAGTTCGAATCTCGCCGTCCCGACTGAATATAAATACAATTAAAGCTTCCTATTCTTTGGAATTGGAAGCTTTTTTGCATTACTGCATTTGCCTTTAAACATCGGTTAATTCTGCTTAACACGAGTTGTAAGGCAGCGATGGTATATGTATCATGGCTTTGCAGAATGCTCCTTTAGCGTCTGATTAGCCTGCACTACCCCCCGGGTTAATTCAGTGGATTGATTCCTCCTTATGTCTGAACAACCAGCTACAGGCCCATTAGGACAATTTCTAGATGATCTGTCCGCCATTCGGGAGAAACGCGAAGTGTCTCTTGAAGCGCTGCGCAATGCGACAAAAGTTTACCCCAATGTCATTGCGCAATTTGAAGTTGATGGATTGAAAGACCACCCCTTGTTCAATTCATTGTACGTCAGGGCCTTTATTCGAAGTTATGCCGAAGCGGTAGGGATTCCTCCCGAGGAAGTCTTACGTGCTTACGATGAAGCGTTGCAAGGCGCTTATAACAGGCAGCTTGCCATTGAGTATCTCGACCTGCCACCCGAAGAGATCAAGGCATTGCGTGCTGCGCAGGCGGAAAAGCCCGAGCCTGTGTTTGCCGTTGATAAATTCGAGTTTGAGCAAGAAGAGAAAAGAAAAGCCGCTGCTTCTAAGAAGTCGGCCAGGCCGGCCGTGAAAAAACAACGTAGCACACCAAAAGCTGCAGCCTCAGATGGTCGAGCCATTACATTTGTACCAAAATCCAGCCAAAAGGAAGGCGCTTCGCCCCTGGCTAATTTTACAGATGATGCAAAAGACGCAGTATCCGCATTCTTTGCATCAGGCAAACAAAACGCCTTCATCCAATGGGGGTTACTCGCCGGTGGTTTGGTGCTGTTTGTAGTGGTTGTCATGCAACTGCTTTCTTTTCAGTCAGAAGGTCCCACACTGAATGACTTGCAGCAGGCAGAACCTGCCGCAACCATCCCCTCAGAAAGTATTTCACCCGTAGCGGCTACGCCCGATTCGCTGGCATCGATCACTGCGCAGCCGGCGGCCGTTGAGCCTCCACGCGTACCCGCTGTATTGGGCGACTCAATACCCGTTCAGATTGTAGCAGCAAGCGGTGCATTGGACCCTTTTCGAATTAAAAGAGACACCGACTTGCGCCGGCCCTACTGGTTGGATCAAGGTGATACGATGCTGGTTTACCTGAAAAATCGCGCGATCATCGAAGACAATCTGGTGTCTATGCAGATTCTAATTGATGGGTATGCGTATCCAATTTATCGAACTGATTCGCTTGCCCGTGTTGTCATCAGCCGTGACTCAGTACAGGCCTTTCTCGATAGCAGGTAGCGAAGCAGACGGAGCCCCTGAAGTAGATGGAGATAGTCAAAAGAACGAAGACCTTGCTTGATCAGGTCCGTGATCTGGCCTTAGACAGCCTTTCTTTGTCCGATGCTACGTCTTTAGGTACGTCCCTTTCCGCTGTGCTACATCACCATGCCCATCTCTATTATGTGGAAGATGCGCCGGTAATTACTGACAGTGAGTACGACGTCCTGTTTCGCGCGCTACAAGATATTGAGCGACAATTCCCTGCCTTACTTCGCCCGGATTCGCCCACGCAGCGTGTTGGCGGGGCGCCGATGGACAAATTTGAAAAAGTGCGGCATCCAGTACGCATGTTGTCGCTGGGCAATGCTTTCAACGAAGATGAAATCCGTGCCTGGTACCAGCGGTGTGTAAAAGGTTTGCAGGCTGTACATGGTGAAGAGGTGAAGCCGGCGCTCGCTGTTGAGCTTA is part of the Bacteroidota bacterium genome and encodes:
- a CDS encoding MerR family transcriptional regulator; translation: MPAEGIRKLYYSIGEVSQITGLEQHVLRYWETEFLELNPQKNRAGRRIYTRSDIDFISRIKQLLKEEKYTIEGARKALVQADENRGKEEALRTELLAIRNFLSDILSRL
- a CDS encoding helix-turn-helix domain-containing protein yields the protein MSEQPATGPLGQFLDDLSAIREKREVSLEALRNATKVYPNVIAQFEVDGLKDHPLFNSLYVRAFIRSYAEAVGIPPEEVLRAYDEALQGAYNRQLAIEYLDLPPEEIKALRAAQAEKPEPVFAVDKFEFEQEEKRKAAASKKSARPAVKKQRSTPKAAASDGRAITFVPKSSQKEGASPLANFTDDAKDAVSAFFASGKQNAFIQWGLLAGGLVLFVVVVMQLLSFQSEGPTLNDLQQAEPAATIPSESISPVAATPDSLASITAQPAAVEPPRVPAVLGDSIPVQIVAASGALDPFRIKRDTDLRRPYWLDQGDTMLVYLKNRAIIEDNLVSMQILIDGYAYPIYRTDSLARVVISRDSVQAFLDSR